From the Salvelinus fontinalis isolate EN_2023a chromosome 21, ASM2944872v1, whole genome shotgun sequence genome, the window GCCGCACTCTCTCGAGAGAGGGAGTGCAGATCCCCTGCAGGTGAGGGCTGCGCTCACACATCTTGTGAAGATGCAAGGAGCCAGGGAAAGGCCAAAGGATAATACCACAAACTGGTATGTCTGGCCTTGGAAGGCAAACCACAAAAAATGCCTGTGTTCCTTTAACACAGGAATGTGAACATAAGTATCCTTTAAAATTGAGGGACGTGAACCATTCCCCTGCGGCTACGGTCTGGAAAGCATAAACCATCCGCAACATGTGAAAGAACTTTTAGGAAAACATTGACCAGTTTTAAATCCAGAACCAGGAAATAGGTTGAGAAAAAGCCATCTTCCTGTTCTGATACTTTTACTTTTCTGATCATGCCCTTCTCCAGGAGAGATGTCATCTCCTGGTTGAGGATGCAACCTTTCAGGAGGTCTGTGACTGAAGACATTCTGACCTCTGAGAATGGTGGGGGTCGGTTGTCGGAACTGCAGCCTGTACCCTTGTGAGAGGGTCATCACCACCCATGGGTCTGAGGAGTAGGATGCCCAGTAGGTCAAGTGCTGCTGGGTAAATCGGCAGACAGCCGACCCCCGCCAGTGGGGAAACGCCACAGCCGTTTCCCCACGCCTGTTTGTGGTGTTGGGGGTTGGCTGCATTGCCGTCTGGGGCTGGCAAGCACGTGTTAGGCTGGTGGTAGGGCCAAAGGCGTGAGTCGGGAAGAGCGGCGAGGTTCACACGCGTCAGGCCTCCCTCTGCCATGACTCTGTGATGCCTGGTTTCTGGGTTCCACAGCAGTGTAGCCTGACTCAACTGTTTTCTATGTTTGATGGCCCACTCTGCCGCAGGGTCAAAGAGCAGTCCCGGGACCACTGGGAGCTTTCTCATAGTCCGTCTGGAGTTATTGGACATTGGGGCTTGGGCAAGCCAGACCTGGTGACGAGTCACAACTAGGGTGAACATCAGTCTGCCTAGCTCTCTGGTCATGAACTCAAAAGCTTGATGCAATGCATCATTCAGGTTGCAGAGATTCAGGTCTGCATGGTCTAGCTGGAGCATCCTGTTCTGTACTAGCATGAACACAGAGAGAGTTCCCAATGTGGGCAGCTGTGTCGTAGACCCATGACAGTAGCTTTTTGCGTCGCACAAGGCAGATAGCATCCTACTAGCTTTGGTGTGGTGGGCGAGAGCCCACGGGTTGGCCCAGCATCTCTGAAGGTCTGTAAGAAAAGCCGGTGAAGGTGGCACACTGAACGGTGTAGATGCCTCAACTCTGCCTAGCCGCGCTTCCCTCACAGGCAGGATGGCACAGTTAATGCAGAGGTCTGAAAGGGCCTCATGCAGGTGGCCAACGCCTAGGCAGCAGGGCACAGGTCATGACCATCTTCTACTTGTAGTTCAGCTCCACAAGAGGAACAGCCATGAATGCTCAGCATCATGGTGATGCGGTGTTCTCTCAGCTCAGAACGTGACGGTTAAAAAGGACATAAATATAACATATTTCTTATGCAATATACAGATTAATCAAATTAACTAACAATAGTAACTGGAGAATGCATTAAAACAGCTACCACAATACACAGTAAAAGTAGAGAGCTACAATAATCTGGCGGGAGTTGTACAGCACCCGCAAATAATTTCAGGTGAGCCTAACTATGACCACAGGGCTGGAGCAGGAAAATGATGTTTAAACGTAGGCTTATTTATGGTAAACCAAGCTGACAACACACAGTGGCATGTAGGTGGAGTTGGTAAACAAGCTAGGGGAAAGGGATGCAATCTGAATCTCATGTTTTATAGCTGGCTAGGCTAACAACCTTCTTAGACACGGTTATCTAGGGAAGTGACCCGGTTGAGTTTTAAATAGTTGAAGGATGACTAGCGCCTGGTGGGCATTGATAACGAGCAAAGCAGTGGCGGATATCTTGAAAAGGTTAGCGCCAGGCTACGgtggccaacacacacacattagctgGTGGGCTAAATCAGCACAAGACAAGGAATCCCAATATCCTCCGATAAAAGGGATAGGTAGAGGAGAGCTGGGCGAATTTTGCACTCTGACCCATAGGTCACAGGCTGTTGggtgacagactgacagtacACACAACTCAGAGTTTTGCTTACCCTACCAGGACCTGGGAAGATGCAACCCGAAAAACAGGAGTAGCGGCACATTTAACTTACAGCTAATCTAACTTTCCAAGAAGAAATAAGAGACTATTTTGTTTCATTGTAATTTCATATTTTTCTATCGATGTCTACCTAATGTGGACCTGACAGAGGCAATGGAATAGTTGTAATGTTCTGGTAATTGAATGCTCATTATTTTGTTCTTTGGCATTTCCATTATTTCATAATACATAGAATGTATAAAAAATCAAAATCGAAAACCATGATTATGTTTTAATAACTGAACTACCCCCCAAAATATCACTAAAATGTTCAGCACTAAATTGTGTTTAAATTGTTGTTAGGGGTTGATAGTGAATACACCTATAATCAAGCAAATGACCATATACCTGGTATAATAAGTTCATTAGACTGatcatattgtattattattttcacAGTAGCAGGCTACCCAGAAGTATCAGGCTGCTACATACAAATTGACCAGACTGAGTGCAGCAGGTGTGCTTAGAGGTGCACGTGTAGTTTTATCAGCTACTCTTTGCTGGTCTATATTTAAACCCATAGTCAGATTAACTAGGCCAGTTTGCTATGTTTACATCCACGGCAAGAAGACATATCTATTACACTGTTACACAATTAGCTGACTATGTATTTAATAAAAACACTTAATATATTCCAAGTATGTTTCGTTAGGTTTTCGTAATACTTTCCTCAAAACTCGGGTATGTGCACTAAAATGTTAATTTAGGAACATCTAACGTTAACCTAACTCCATTTTTTGAGCTCTCAGACATATTCCATCTCGTCTTGTTGACATCCACTTTATCCCGCCTATTCAGCACCGCGTGCATCAACGATTGGTTTTACTGTTAATCAATCTTACGGTTTATACCGCCTCTTAAAATCACATTGGTCCATGCAACTGTCAATACAGAAAACAGGAATAGCACAATGTAGGTCCTTCCACAACCCTTCTCCATGACTACGTAGAAAACCAACCCAAAACTCACTAGATATTGTTTATACACTCAAAGTCAAATAGTAAAGTATCAAAAGACAATGATTCAAATTACCTGACAAGTTTTCTAATAAACAATAACAGTAAAATATAGCTAAGCATTTCGACGAATCATACCATTTATTCCAGCGTCTCCGTTATTCTCCGCTACAGCAGCAGCTTCAGACATCGTGCCTATGAGCAGGGTGGCTTGCATATGACAGTCAATCGAACACGCACACTCCCTCCAAACATTCGGACGTGCGCGCATCCGCGTACCAAAACTGACCTGAGTCGCCTTTACTTTGTTGCAGAATAGCTACCGCCAACACAGTTAAAATAGGTGTTCTGTTAGCTGATCTGGAACCAGTGGTTATGAGCACTGCAATCTTCCTGGAGCTCTGTGATGACGTCAGATGAGCCAGTTCTTTAGTAACAAAGGCAGGCAAAAAGCATAGGCAGACTAACATTACGTAACGTGCTGGAAATTGACTATCCACCTTCGTATTATACCTCTGACACCACATCGTGAGAAAATAACAGGAATAAATTATAAAATTGTAGTTCACTACTTTCACAACTCTGTAAAGGCATCATCTGTATATTTACAAGACGTGAAAGAAAATCTTCATTTGAGAACGCGCACATCGGCACGCACCCCAAGATGCCAATGCCATCCCTCAATACCCAGTTGTTAGTAGATCAAAGGATACTCCTATGCATGGGGATATAATGTTGCATTGTGCAATAAGACCCTCAAAACAACGTAAATAAGTATGAGGTGAACTTAAGTTTGGCACttgtttatatataaaaaaaatgttttaagaaCTTTATGTACCTGGTGCATAAATAGCCAGCACTCCTACTTCAAAGTGGGTGTTATCAGAGTGATGTCAACATTGGACTAAACGAGGGCATGAATATGGTCCAATCTGAAGTGGCATCGAGTTTCTCAGTTTATAGTCCTAAAAAACGGAAATAAGTTAGCTCTGCTCGTTCGGCCATTCCTATGGGGGAGGTGGGGAATTAATCgggaaagaatagggttttggGATAACCTTTTAGACCTTATTTCAGTGTTTAACTCAGGTTTAGGCGATCTTATATGTTATGTTCTAGAAGATATGTTAACGTGATCTTTATGAATTAGGAAAGCCTTTGTGTGCTTGTTTTGATTACATAAACAGTTGAAGAtcctcatagaacaaaacatgaTCTCCAAAGCCTGTGTTTACCATAGACCTCATTTTCAGCGTTTATCCAAAACACAGACGAGCCCTGGCAGAGTTAGTTActacaaaaagacgccattactatTGATATCTATTAAAATGTAAAGACCAGGGCATGACACattagtaaaaaaatatatattaaaaaaagtaCTTTATTCCTGTCATTGTCACTATAGATTTACAACAGCTGTATTATATTTGTAATTATTGTCAAACATGATTGGAGGCATGATTTCAACTGTCAAATTGCAATGTGTGTAGACATAAGTTGACGAGCAAAATCATAGAGCATGGTATTGATGAGTGAGTTCCACTTCACTCcgattcagtttttttttttttttttttttttacattgccaCTTTCATGGCAGTTCTTCATGAAATGCTACACACATCTTTAGCGTTTCACTATGTAATTTGCTGTATAATATTGGGAGTACTATGACACAGATCAAGTATGACACTGTATAGCACTTGGAATGACTGAGGTTTTCCTATAATGAAGTATTGCTTTTCTGCAATAGAAAGATCACTAAGCGAGGTATGAAAAGGGGATACTCCCGACAATATAAAACGCATCAAGAGATTTCACTTTAccttaaagaaaacaaataaaatgGAAATTACATTTGTTCCATTTATAAATATGACAAATCTCAGAATGTGTGTCTCTTTGACAACAGAAAACCAagatttttcatttattttttaaagagaCACAGCAAGAACTCCTTGGTTGCAAGACTTAGTAAAGTCTCTCCCAAGCAGATGTAAGGAGTCCTCACTGGGCCACAGACTGGTTATAGATCTAGTAGTgtgtgcagacacacacaaaagtatgtggacatcccttcaaataaGCAAATTCACCTATTTCAGCCACAGCCGTTGCTGACGGGTAtataaaaatcgagcacacagcgagcaaatctccatagacaaacattggccttaccgaagagctcagtgatttaACGTGGCacccatcataggatgccaccttttcaacaagtcagttcttcaaATTTCTGCCTTGTTAGAgatgccccagtcaactgtaagtgctgttactgcgaagtggaaacgtctaggagcaacaacggttcagccgAAGTGgcaggtcacacaagctcacagaacgtgactgccgagtgctgaagcacgtaaataTCGTATGTCcacagttgcaacactcactaccatgtTCCAAACTGTGTCTGAAAGCAaggtcagcacaataacttttcgtcgggagcttcatgaaatgggtttccatggccaagcacctgcacacaagcctaagaacaccatgtgcaatgctggagtggtgtaaagcttgccaccattggacgctgtagcagtggaaacgtgttctctggagtatTAATCACGCTTTACCtgctggcagtccgatggacaaccctgggtttggcagatgccaggagaatgttaCCTGCCCTAACGCGTGGAGGAATAATGgactggggctgttttcatggttcgggctaggccccttagttccagtgaagggaaaccttGACGCTACGGCGTACAATGACACTCAAGACGATTCTGTGCGTCCAACTTGTGGCAACAGTCTGGGGAAGGCCCTATCCTGTTTGAGAACGACTATGCcgctgtgcacaaagcgaggtccattcagttgcggtttgtcgagatcggtgaggAAAAACTTGACAGGCCggcagagccctgatctcaacaccatcaaacatctttgggataaattggaacgccgactgcgagctagGCGTAAAcagccaacatcagtgcccgacctcactaatgctcgtggctgaatgttccaacatctagtggaaagtcttcccagaagagcagAGGCCGTTATAGCACCAACTCCataataatgcccatgattttggaatgagaagtttgacaagcaggtgtccacatacttttggtcatgtagtgtaggacCAGTCATACTACAAACATGCTCTGAGTAGATTTTTTATACTGTTCCTGAGGTGCAGCAGTACACCAACAGCTAGGCTCTTTGATAAATGTGTCtgaatttttgtgtgtgtgtaagtaagaGATGGAGGCTCTTGGAGAAGTATGTGGTATGAGAAACAATAGAAACAGAACACCAGTTCTTGTAATTGAATTAAAACAGAACAGTTTGGCAGTTGACTAATAAAAAAACATGACTATGGCACCAGACAATGAGAGGTGCTGAAGGAGCAGGGATGGTTCTCGATGGTTCTCTAGCCCTCGACCCCCCCTTCAAAGAAATTGTGCATGTCAGACATACATATAAATTAAACGAGTTTCCCATGTTGCCCTGGGGCTGGGCGATACTGGGCAGGCGACGCACAGATTGGCACATCACCACCAAAACAATATCATGGTGAGTGACGCATCACTGTGCCACAGAGGCTGATGGTGGGCAATAATATGGTTTCAGTTTTCCACACCTGGAAACATTGCAAAGTCTGTTTTGTCCAATGACAGGTTAGTTGTTGTTGACGGCGATGTTGTCACACATTTTGTTCTTGACTAAAATTAAAGGCTGAAGGTAGTGGAGTCTGCCTTCACAGAAAACATCTAGTTCACTTTGTCCTGGAATATGTAGAGGTTGTTGGTGGTTGCCACGGCAATGATGTTGTCCTGAGGGTGCCAGGCAGTGTGGAGGATTTTCTTGTTGAAGTCCAGGCTGTCTACACTGATCTCATCCTTTTTCCGCTTCCCGTCGGCACACACCTTGCGGGGCTTCAGGACCTGCTGTGGCTTACTGCCCTCCCGGGACGCCTCCAGGGTCACGTCACGCCTCTGGCCCCGGTCAAACATCCGGAAGAAATTGTTGTATGAGCCCGTCATCACCACACTGGAAAGGAAAATGAGAGGATTAAAACAAGGAAATTAAGAACCTTGGGCGTGTTACTTTTATGAATACAATTTGAGAACATGGCAATGAATGTTAACCTGTCATTTCCGTTCCAGCAGCACTCAAACTTGTCGAAGATGCAGTCATTTTCATAGAGCGAGCACAGCTTACTCCTGAGGTACTCGTGAACCTGccatgagggaaaaaaacagacCAGAGCTAATCAACAtggtgtaacatacactaacctCAGCGGTCAACTCGGTATTCATGAGTCATTTTGGGTAAAATATTCTGAATAGGAGGGTTAATATGATTGAAATGGCCTACAACATAAGTTCAAAGTAAAACTTCTCATTTCAGGGTGTGATAGCACAGCAGTCTGGCAAGAACAGACTTAGAGTCCCCCTAGTGGACATTATCTGAAGCTACATGCAGGAAATGAGGTGTGGTCAGTCCCCGATAAAAACGTGCACTAAAACAGCCTGTTGACTTTCTCAAACTTCAAGTCCCCACACTCCCTCTGCCAGTCTCACCTGGTACGTCTCCACGGGCCTGTTCTCCATGTTGAGGTCCCAAATCTTGACAGACAGGTAGTCACGGATCATCATGTAGCGCCCGTTGTGGCTGAACTTGACGTCTGAGATGGAAGAGATTATCTCAGAGAAGAAGGAGCGGTTGCTGGGGTCCTCCGGCTCCTCAAACACTGGAGAGGTCAAGTTAGTTCAAGTTAACTGCTATTAGAGATAATAAGGTGCTTGTTGCTGTGCtagctagccccccccccccccacatctaatgtgaaaacaagataTTCCCACATCTCTAACTATGCAGCGATGTGAATTCCGTCAAGCCATTTTATAATGGTCAAACGTGAAAACCCCTTATACAGAGGTTGCAGTGGCCACTAGGTGCCTGTTGATCATAGGTACTCACATTTGGAGTGCGTGTCACATAGTGCTGATGCCCGCATGTCACAGAGGCGGATGGTGCCCTTGCTGCTGCTGTAGACAAAGGTGTTGCACTGGTGTGGATGGAACTCAGCTGCTGTAATCACCTCTGTCAGCTCCTCCATGTTGGCTGGCTTTATATCCACAATGTCTGGGAGGGGCTAGAGTCAAGGGGGACTAGCACACCTACTGAGAAGAGATTTGGGACACATCGGGGgtaaacgtacacacacacccctctgtcccTTCCCTCAACCATCCTATAATTAACAGCTGGTCGAGGATACTGAAGCTGCGGTCGGTGATCTCCTGGTGCCAGAGATTGATGCGCAGGTCGTCTGCGGATAGATACGTCTCATGGTCACTGTTTATGGAGATGGAGTTGATGTGGTAGGTGTGCGCGTTGGCAAACACCCTGCGAGGGCTCGCCTCCACCATGAGGTCCATGGGTCTAAACACAGGCACCTGcaagggtacagagggtagtcaGCGGGTGAGGCGCTAAGGGTATACGCTACACCCACAGTGACTAGTGTTTCTCTATACTATAACTAGggccctgtttttttttttaatagcaaTTACTGTTCCCCTTTTATCTGTGTCAGCTGGTCCAGCACCATcctcagattttttttgttgGTGTGTGCAATAGTTTCTAGAGAGCTTAAAATACAGAATAAAAAATGCACTGTCCCATGATTGCACAGAACACGGCCCCAAATTTAGCCCCTGGCATGTGATCAGCTAAGCACGTACTCGAAGTGCAGTGACAGTGTTGGGGTCTATGTAGCGTCCATCCTCCTCTTTCAGGTTGTAGCCCTCTGGTCGCTTGTCTCGTTCACTGATCTTCCACAACTTTATGGTTTTGTCTGCCAATTAGAACACAGGACTGGATAAATACATTTAACAGATAAACAAAGCTCAGTGATGTGATGGCATGCACGTGTGAAAGTTCAGTGAAAACCGACTGACCGTTTGTGGACAACAGGAACTGAGCTGCGTTCTTCTGGGGCAGCCAGCGGATTTTGTTGATTTTCTCCTCAATCTCTAAACTCTTCAAGTAGTCAAACTCGGGCTCATGGCTCTGGAAAGTACTGTAAACATTGTACTCACTACGGCACTGTGGCTGACTCTTATTCTGTTGGAGAGAGGGAATAGATGAAGAGAAAGAAAAAGGTGTAAGGAATGGAGGAGGCAGAGGGGAGGGTCAAAAATGTTAGCTTAATTTGTTTTCCACATCAACTCCTTTCCATTCAAAAGCAAATAAAAATGTTGATTTTAAAAACTCCAAACTTCCGGACTTCCAGTCTTACCTCTATTTCCTGCTGAAAGATGACGACTCTGCCACCCTTGTCTCCTGTGGCTAGCAGCTCACCTGAGTGGTTGAACTCCACGGTAGATATGATGTCGGCTGAACACAAAACAGATGCAATTCATTTAGATTTGACTTCTATAAGTCATGAGAAAATCTAAatatggtagcctagtggttagagcgttgggccagtaactgaaaggttgctagatcaaatccccaagctgacaaggtaaaaatctgtcgttctgcccctgaacaaggcagttaacccactgttcctaggccgtcattgtaaataagaatttgttaactgacttgcctagttaaataaaatactaATTCTACCCAACACAACATATATTCAGAGATTGTCAGTTGTATCCATGAGACAGCAGTTAGCATTTAACGTAACTAGCACTGAATTTGTTTAGAGGTCTATCGGCTATCCGGGAGCTGGAGTCTTAGGGCTGGATGAGTATCTGGGTGGATGTAGGCCATAGCATTCCACTGAGGTTGTGATGGCATCCAAAGCAGACAATGATCAGTAACCAAGTTCCTACAGGCTGCAGCACATTCCCCCAACAGCAGTATGGAGGCTTTGTAGACAAAAGCTGACACTTTAACCCATTGTTGCCCATTTTCTCAGCATTGTCTTTCTGCTCAATGTTGCAGCAGGAGGCCATAGCGTGGGCTAAACACCCAGGGGCGTGTGTGTATCGTGTTTAAGGAGGCCATGGACACACCGCGTTGTCAATGCCCCGAACCCCCACATGTTTTCAGCAcctatttccatgactgatcaaaacttgttttctaATTAGACACTAGTTCCTCTGAGCAATGTTTGGAAtatcgaatcacaatacatatagaaccaCAATGGTAAAAATGGATAATATCACCACCAGTGATTTTATTTGGTAGCTCCGATTTTTTGGTTGGTGTTAGATTGActaaaaaacaccagcaaatcagctccaagtgattttaattggaAATCCATTCAAACTATTCCCACGCCTAATAGAGatgtgatcaaatcaaatgttaatcACGTGCGCAGAATACATGCTTACTTACATGCCCCCACCCACAATGCAGTTTCAGAAAAATACAGATCAAATGTcaaaagtaattaaagagcagcagtaaaataacaatagcgagactatatacagggggtcgaTATGTATGGGgaaaccggttagttgaggtaatatgtacatgtaggtagagatattaaagtgactatgcatagatgacaacagagtgtaacagtggtgtaaagagggggtgaggcaatgcaaatagtctgggtaaccatttgactagatgttcaggagtcttatgacttgggggtagaaggtgTTTAAAAGCccattggacctagacttggcgctccggtaccgcttgccgtgcggcagcagagagaacagtctgactagggtggctggagcctCTGGCAATTTTTATGaccttctgacaccgcctggtatagaggtcttggatggcaggaagcttggccccagtgatgttttGGTCCgttcgcaccaccctctgtagtagGGCttggcgatatggccaaaatctcATATCCCGATAACGATACATAGCACATTTTCTGTAAATTCAATGAATAAATACTTTATATAAAATGACCACATGTAAAGGCCTATTTCTTATTACTTCGAATGACTCAACAAATAAAATAATCAAATGAGTAAGTACATTATTTAGAACCTTTGCAAATCTTTCAATTAAGCACGTAACAAAATTTATAAAATCTAAAAAAAGGTAAATAGAAAACAAACACTTCAACTATAGTTAAAAATAATGATATTTTTTAAAccattttgcatgttattttggcattgtgTGCCACATATCAATTTGCATTTGGTACCTTGGGTTGAGTGTTAGCACCAACTCATGAAACCCCTGTTTCTCGACCATGTAAATTGTGGCCATGTCTTTGCAGATGTAAGTTGTAACGGCAGCTGTCATCTCCTTCCATCTTCGTGATTCTTTGCCATATGGTGTGCTGCGGGCAAAAGGAACTTGCAAATTCTGATTAGGGGGTTTGTTTTGAGCAGTCGTCTATACATTTTTGGGTCTCATCTGTAGACTCTCTCCGTACTGTTTGACATGATTCTCGCATAGGTGGTAAAAGAGGTTAGTGGTGTTTGAGCCTTTTGTCGGGACCGGCCTGCGACATATTTTGCAGTGGACGGTTTTCTGGTCCGTGTCAGACTTTTCATACCCAAACCACGTCCATGAGACCGAAGTTGCCCCTCTTTAGGTACGAGCTCTGTCTCCGTGCTCTGTCACTCCTCCATGTTTGTTTCGCAAATTGTCTTCcacatggctctgtagtgccctgcggtcaggccgagcagttgccataccaggcagtgatgcaaccagtcaggatgctctcaattgtgcagttgtataaccttttgaagatctgaggacccatgccaaacattgtcagtctcctgagggggaagaggttttgtcatgccatcttcacaactgtcttggtgtgcatggaccatgttagtttgttggtgatgtggacgtaACTTGAAgccctcaacctgctccactgcagccccgtcgatgagaatgggggcgtgctcaatCCTCTTTCtcaacaatcatctcctttgtcttgatcatgttgaggaagaggttgtcgtcctggcaccacacggccaggtctgacctcctccctataggctgtct encodes:
- the ppp2r2ab gene encoding serine/threonine-protein phosphatase 2A 55 kDa regulatory subunit B alpha isoform; the protein is MAGAGGGSNDVQWCFSQVKGAIDDDVAEADIISTVEFNHSGELLATGDKGGRVVIFQQEIENKSQPQCRSEYNVYSTFQSHEPEFDYLKSLEIEEKINKIRWLPQKNAAQFLLSTNDKTIKLWKISERDKRPEGYNLKEEDGRYIDPNTVTALRVPVFRPMDLMVEASPRRVFANAHTYHINSISINSDHETYLSADDLRINLWHQEITDRSFNIVDIKPANMEELTEVITAAEFHPHQCNTFVYSSSKGTIRLCDMRASALCDTHSKLFEEPEDPSNRSFFSEIISSISDVKFSHNGRYMMIRDYLSVKIWDLNMENRPVETYQVHEYLRSKLCSLYENDCIFDKFECCWNGNDSVVMTGSYNNFFRMFDRGQRRDVTLEASREGSKPQQVLKPRKVCADGKRKKDEISVDSLDFNKKILHTAWHPQDNIIAVATTNNLYIFQDKVN